A region of Brevundimonas sp. NIBR10 DNA encodes the following proteins:
- a CDS encoding DNA adenine methylase, protein MGDCDPPAAWIGGKRRLARRICAALAATAHDAYAEPFIGMGGVFLRRRVRPPLEVMNDISGDVVTLFRVLQRFPEALIRELRWRPAIRSEFDRLLETRPIDLLDIERAARFLYLQTLAFGGKATGQSFGVDARAPHNFDLARIEKRIERLHTRLAGVVIENLDWLAFISRYDRPGTLFYLDPPYWGSEDDYGAGVFIQGDFQRMADKLRSAEGKFLLSINDRPELREIFAWADIEAVSTTYTIAGGEGVKAAELLIGRGVDLAPAATQPGLF, encoded by the coding sequence GTGGGTGACTGTGACCCGCCCGCCGCTTGGATCGGCGGCAAGCGGCGACTGGCCCGGCGCATCTGTGCTGCCCTGGCCGCCACGGCCCACGACGCCTATGCCGAGCCGTTCATCGGCATGGGCGGGGTCTTCCTACGCCGGCGTGTCCGGCCGCCGCTCGAGGTGATGAACGATATCTCCGGCGACGTGGTCACCCTGTTCCGGGTGCTCCAGCGGTTCCCCGAGGCCCTGATCCGCGAGCTGCGCTGGCGGCCGGCGATCCGGTCTGAGTTCGACCGCCTCCTCGAGACGCGGCCGATCGACCTGCTCGACATCGAGCGCGCCGCGCGCTTCCTCTATCTCCAGACCCTGGCCTTTGGCGGCAAGGCGACGGGCCAATCGTTCGGCGTCGACGCCCGGGCTCCGCACAACTTCGACCTGGCCCGGATCGAGAAACGGATCGAACGGCTGCACACGCGCCTGGCGGGCGTCGTGATCGAGAACCTGGACTGGCTGGCCTTCATCAGCCGTTACGACCGGCCAGGCACGCTGTTCTACCTGGATCCGCCCTACTGGGGCAGCGAAGACGACTATGGTGCCGGCGTCTTCATCCAGGGCGACTTCCAGCGCATGGCCGACAAGCTCCGCTCGGCCGAGGGGAAGTTCCTGCTGTCGATCAACGACCGGCCGGAGCTGCGCGAGATCTTCGCCTGGGCCGACATCGAGGCCGTCTCGACGACCTATACGATCGCCGGCGGGGAGGGGGTGAAGGCGGCGGAGCTGTTGATCGGCAGGGGCGTGGACCTCGCGCCGGCGGCGACGCAACCCGGCCTTTTCTAG
- a CDS encoding SOS response-associated peptidase family protein: MCNLYSLRKGPAAIIDLTRALSNNAGNVEPRDLYPDYAAPIVRTDAHGVRELATARWGMPSSRKALLDAATRRADKLRAKGKPVDFDRLLELEPDAGTTNVRNSKSAHWRPWLSPANRCLVPFTAFSEPGRDAEGRYKPVWFRLIDDDPEPLAFFAGVHVRDHTCVRKIKTGLETCDLFAFLTTDPVEPVRTVHPKAMPLILMTEEERETWMRADWTEASELQIRAQPEALLEVFNRGAMTT; encoded by the coding sequence ATGTGCAATCTCTATTCCCTGCGCAAGGGCCCGGCAGCGATCATCGACCTGACCCGGGCGCTCTCCAACAACGCCGGCAATGTCGAGCCCCGTGATCTCTATCCGGACTACGCTGCGCCGATCGTCCGCACCGATGCGCACGGCGTGCGCGAACTGGCGACGGCCCGCTGGGGCATGCCTTCGTCCAGGAAGGCCCTCTTGGACGCCGCGACCCGGCGAGCGGACAAGCTACGGGCCAAGGGCAAGCCGGTGGATTTCGACCGGCTGCTGGAGCTGGAGCCTGACGCCGGCACGACGAACGTCCGCAACTCCAAGTCGGCCCACTGGCGCCCGTGGCTCTCACCCGCCAACCGATGCCTGGTCCCGTTCACCGCCTTCAGCGAGCCGGGTCGCGACGCCGAGGGGCGCTACAAGCCCGTGTGGTTCAGACTGATCGACGACGATCCCGAGCCACTGGCATTCTTCGCAGGCGTCCACGTCCGCGACCACACCTGCGTCCGCAAGATCAAGACGGGCCTGGAGACCTGCGACCTCTTCGCCTTCCTGACGACAGACCCGGTCGAACCGGTCCGGACGGTTCACCCCAAGGCCATGCCTCTGATCCTGATGACGGAAGAGGAACGCGAGACCTGGATGCGGGCGGACTGGACCGAGGCCTCCGAGTTGCAGATCCGCGCCCAGCCGGAGGCCTTGCTCGAGGTGTTCAATCGAGGCGCGATGACCACATGA
- a CDS encoding N-acetylmuramidase domain-containing protein: protein MDLRALQTRLAETGRYAGAIDGMWGRLTRAAILRALEDGPDTRLTRQDLEASAARLGVPYAAIKAVDEAEAAGVGFQDGYPKILPEPHRFSRATQHRFDRSHPTLSYPTWGQRPYPRLQAARYDQLVSMIELDIDAGFASASYGRFQILGENHVACGYGSPFDFAEAMARDEPTQLKAFEGFLAANGLIAPLRRLDWAAFARGYNGTAYRKNKYDEKLAAAYARAARS from the coding sequence ATGGACCTCAGGGCCCTGCAAACACGCCTGGCCGAAACCGGCCGTTACGCCGGCGCGATCGACGGCATGTGGGGCCGTCTGACGCGAGCCGCGATCCTGCGCGCACTTGAGGATGGCCCGGACACCCGCCTGACCCGACAGGACCTGGAAGCCTCGGCCGCGCGCCTGGGCGTCCCCTATGCCGCGATCAAGGCCGTCGATGAGGCCGAGGCGGCCGGGGTCGGGTTCCAGGACGGCTATCCCAAGATCCTGCCGGAGCCGCATCGATTCAGCCGCGCGACCCAGCACCGGTTCGACCGCAGCCATCCAACCCTCAGCTACCCGACCTGGGGCCAGCGCCCCTACCCCCGCCTTCAGGCGGCGCGTTACGACCAGCTGGTCAGCATGATCGAGCTCGACATCGACGCCGGGTTCGCCAGCGCCTCCTATGGCCGTTTCCAGATCCTGGGCGAGAACCACGTGGCCTGCGGCTATGGCTCGCCGTTCGACTTCGCCGAAGCCATGGCGCGCGACGAGCCGACCCAGCTCAAGGCGTTCGAGGGCTTCCTGGCCGCCAACGGCCTGATCGCCCCGCTGCGCCGCCTGGACTGGGCGGCCTTCGCGCGGGGCTACAACGGCACGGCCTACCGCAAGAACAAGTACGACGAGAAGCTGGCGGCGGCCTACGCCCGGGCGGCGCGGTCGTGA
- a CDS encoding NlpC/P60 family protein produces MVVSVDAPGPMVVPHDLLARIAPVIGSPFLGKGDRPDGWDCRGCVRWIYRTHLDVAIETYSDAYDALILTSSGRARRARLIADRLAVWRPVEAQPGAVVHLNWLGRSGHVGLMTSRTGFVHADMGVGTTLADLDDRDCPYRAVGFFVPRFVTEVIHV; encoded by the coding sequence GTGGTCGTCTCGGTTGATGCGCCCGGCCCTATGGTGGTGCCGCACGACCTGCTGGCTCGGATCGCGCCTGTGATCGGGTCGCCTTTTCTGGGCAAGGGCGACAGGCCAGACGGCTGGGACTGCCGGGGTTGCGTTCGCTGGATCTACCGAACCCATCTGGACGTCGCGATCGAGACGTACAGCGACGCGTATGACGCGTTGATCCTCACGTCCAGCGGCCGCGCACGGCGTGCGCGTCTGATCGCCGACCGGCTGGCCGTCTGGCGGCCGGTCGAGGCCCAGCCCGGCGCGGTTGTGCATCTGAACTGGCTCGGCCGTTCGGGCCATGTCGGGCTGATGACCTCGCGAACCGGGTTCGTCCATGCCGACATGGGCGTCGGGACCACCCTGGCCGACCTCGACGACCGCGACTGCCCCTATCGCGCCGTCGGGTTCTTCGTCCCTCGCTTCGTCACGGAGGTCATTCATGTCTGA
- a CDS encoding phage tail tube protein → MTTTNDPRGRLAELYSAAQTNLITPAVSPDQTFTRRHFYDWTPSPQQEPQDDDVLGGGYQNSIDARPAAPDIERGSVRVVWPLDIVQVGHVLTEFFGAPVTTGAGPYVHTFSSATTQIPTQTFERKLASGQFDGAIGAVMRSLSFPIGSDRGYTRINADYVTRQLRDQYASTVAGTPTALGLTNRVPRTIGTVLADGVTMGAVISGDVTLTNVLGEDGYAGSPWIDDVQLEGRTAAVNITARFKGAAIRDMGKLASGAYLPTPVNIDLSMPLSASLDLFLSIRNVRFAKVGVASAGPGRLDVQLRGRAEVGVGAAMIVAQLTNGVSSYA, encoded by the coding sequence CCGAACTCTATTCGGCGGCCCAGACGAACCTGATCACCCCGGCCGTCTCGCCGGACCAGACCTTCACCCGCCGCCACTTCTACGACTGGACCCCTTCGCCCCAGCAGGAACCCCAGGACGACGACGTCCTGGGCGGCGGCTATCAGAACTCGATCGATGCCCGTCCCGCCGCGCCCGACATCGAGCGCGGCTCGGTGCGCGTGGTCTGGCCCCTGGACATCGTCCAGGTCGGCCATGTCCTGACCGAGTTCTTCGGCGCGCCGGTCACGACCGGGGCCGGCCCCTATGTCCACACCTTCTCCTCGGCGACGACCCAGATCCCGACACAGACCTTCGAGCGCAAACTGGCGTCGGGTCAGTTCGACGGGGCGATCGGGGCCGTGATGCGGTCCCTGTCCTTCCCGATCGGATCCGACCGGGGCTACACCCGGATCAACGCCGACTATGTCACCCGCCAGCTTCGCGACCAGTACGCTAGCACGGTCGCGGGGACGCCCACGGCCCTGGGCCTGACCAACCGGGTGCCGCGCACGATCGGCACCGTCCTGGCCGACGGCGTGACCATGGGCGCAGTCATCTCCGGCGACGTGACCCTGACCAATGTCCTGGGCGAGGACGGCTATGCCGGGTCGCCGTGGATCGACGACGTCCAGCTGGAGGGCCGCACGGCGGCCGTCAACATCACGGCCCGGTTCAAGGGGGCCGCGATCCGCGACATGGGCAAGCTGGCCAGCGGCGCCTATCTGCCGACCCCGGTCAACATCGACCTGTCGATGCCGCTGTCGGCCTCGCTCGACCTGTTCCTGAGTATCCGCAACGTCCGCTTCGCCAAGGTCGGGGTGGCCAGCGCCGGACCCGGACGTCTGGACGTGCAACTGCGCGGCCGGGCTGAGGTCGGGGTCGGGGCGGCCATGATCGTGGCCCAGCTGACCAACGGCGTGTCGAGCTACGCCTGA